Proteins encoded in a region of the Mycolicibacterium duvalii genome:
- a CDS encoding cytochrome P450, with protein sequence MRSRPAVWLRWAAVHGIPRGFLTARARRGEPLARLILGRGDRLALIEEVRVAGPLLRTPVVWATADYEVCRTVLRHNDFGVTDPAESELPGLRGLVRRVDPALPNPVEPPAMLMTDPPQHTEYRRLVARSFSPRSISGLDTRIGDLTSTLLDDLARRRQVDLIADYAAQLPAAVISEMLGLPDEDRGRILSWGNRAAPLLDIGIPWQPFRAAVDELVDVESHLGAHFRRLRAHGADGTPFSKLALDGSLTGRELISNAALLVGAGVETTVNLIGNGIIALLAHPDQLALLREDPSLWPSAVEEILRYDSPVQMTARTALRDTEIAGTPIRRGAVVVMLLGGANRDPEVFDQPDRFDITRPNAREHLAFATGIHVCLGAALARIEGATALRELFTRFPDLQVEAPAERRGLVTLHGYRRLAANLGPVPRRAAS encoded by the coding sequence ATGAGGTCGCGGCCGGCCGTCTGGCTGCGCTGGGCCGCGGTGCACGGTATCCCGCGCGGGTTCCTGACCGCGCGTGCGCGCCGAGGTGAGCCGCTGGCCCGGCTCATCCTCGGCCGTGGTGACCGACTGGCGCTGATCGAGGAAGTCCGCGTGGCCGGTCCGCTGCTGCGTACGCCGGTCGTGTGGGCGACCGCCGACTACGAGGTATGCCGGACAGTTCTGCGGCACAACGACTTCGGTGTGACGGACCCGGCGGAGAGTGAGCTGCCCGGGCTGCGGGGCCTGGTGCGGCGGGTCGACCCGGCGCTGCCGAATCCGGTGGAACCGCCGGCGATGTTGATGACCGACCCGCCACAGCACACCGAGTACCGGCGCTTGGTGGCGCGCAGCTTCAGTCCCCGGTCGATCTCGGGGCTCGACACGCGGATCGGCGACCTGACCTCGACGCTGCTCGACGATCTCGCTCGGCGCCGGCAGGTGGACCTGATCGCCGACTACGCCGCGCAGCTCCCCGCCGCGGTGATCTCGGAGATGCTGGGCCTCCCCGACGAGGACCGGGGCCGGATCCTGAGCTGGGGCAACCGGGCCGCCCCGCTACTCGACATCGGTATCCCGTGGCAGCCGTTCCGCGCCGCGGTCGACGAGCTGGTCGACGTCGAGAGCCATCTCGGGGCGCATTTCCGGCGGCTGCGCGCGCACGGCGCCGACGGAACACCGTTCAGCAAGCTGGCGCTCGACGGCAGCTTGACCGGACGCGAGTTGATCTCCAACGCAGCCCTTCTCGTCGGCGCCGGGGTGGAGACCACGGTCAATCTGATCGGCAACGGCATCATCGCCCTGCTCGCCCATCCGGACCAGCTGGCGCTGCTGCGCGAGGACCCGTCGTTGTGGCCCTCGGCTGTGGAGGAGATCCTTCGTTACGACAGCCCGGTCCAGATGACGGCCCGAACCGCGCTGCGCGACACCGAGATTGCCGGCACCCCGATCCGTCGTGGTGCGGTCGTGGTCATGCTCCTCGGCGGCGCCAACCGCGACCCGGAGGTGTTCGACCAGCCCGACCGGTTCGACATCACCCGGCCGAACGCCCGCGAGCATCTGGCCTTCGCCACCGGGATCCACGTCTGCCTCGGGGCGGCACTGGCCCGGATCGAGGGCGCGACCGCCCTGCGGGAGTTGTTCACGCGCTTTCCCGACCTGCAGGTGGAGGCTCCGGCCGAGCGGCGTGGTCTGGTGACCCTGCACGGCTATCGGCGGCTGGCCGCGAACCTGGGGCCGGTACCGCGGCGAGCGGCGAGTTAG